In a single window of the Streptomyces sp. HUAS ZL42 genome:
- a CDS encoding ester cyclase: MGQAREVMDRLTEALTTEAGSRRVGELFAEDAVAITPDGGEMHGRADIVEYWRQMTDAITDARYEPVHSYEIGNTAIDEGFFTGRNTGPIQLPSGESLPATQKEIRIRGVDFATVDDTGRIVDYRLYFDEMEFMGQLGLLPEEPS, encoded by the coding sequence ATGGGACAGGCACGTGAGGTCATGGACCGGCTGACCGAGGCTCTCACCACGGAGGCGGGCTCCCGGCGCGTCGGCGAGCTGTTCGCGGAGGACGCGGTCGCCATCACTCCCGACGGAGGGGAGATGCACGGGCGCGCCGACATCGTCGAGTACTGGCGTCAGATGACGGACGCGATCACCGATGCCAGGTACGAGCCGGTGCACTCGTACGAGATCGGCAACACGGCCATCGACGAGGGGTTCTTCACCGGCCGGAACACGGGGCCGATCCAGCTGCCTTCCGGGGAGTCGCTGCCCGCGACGCAGAAGGAGATCAGGATCCGCGGCGTGGACTTCGCCACGGTCGACGACACCGGACGGATCGTCGACTACCGCCTCTACTTCGACGAGATGGAGTTCATGGGTCAGCTGGGGCTGCTGCCCGAAGAGCCGTCCTGA
- a CDS encoding winged helix-turn-helix transcriptional regulator: MATTTAAQRREQARAEYDAFLKNCPTNQLLGRLSDKWVSLVVAALSHGPMRYSDLGRKIAGVSPKMLTQSLRTLERDGILARTVTPSVPVRVDYELTPLGRSLAMLLIAVKDWAETHIEEVHAARERYDTENEAA, translated from the coding sequence ATGGCGACCACGACGGCGGCCCAGCGGCGCGAACAGGCACGCGCGGAGTACGACGCGTTCCTCAAGAACTGCCCCACCAACCAGCTCCTCGGCCGTCTCAGCGACAAGTGGGTCAGCCTCGTCGTCGCCGCCCTCAGCCACGGGCCGATGCGCTACAGCGACCTCGGCCGCAAGATCGCCGGCGTCAGCCCCAAGATGCTCACTCAGTCCCTGCGCACACTCGAACGCGACGGCATCCTCGCCCGCACGGTCACCCCGTCCGTCCCGGTCCGCGTGGACTACGAACTCACCCCGCTCGGCCGGAGCCTCGCCATGCTCCTGATCGCGGTGAAGGACTGGGCGGAGACCCACATCGAGGAGGTCCACGCGGCCCGCGAACGGTATGACACCGAGAATGAGGCCGCCTAG
- a CDS encoding MarR family winged helix-turn-helix transcriptional regulator, which produces MSGHTNTRSRLLDDLSVVSRRYVASYALFNQAVADRLGLHPTDFQCLNLLTLERGPVTTGRIAELTGLTTGSATRLVDRLEKAGYVVRERDAGDRRRVLVATVPEKIAEFGRMWDRLGGGWVSLFDDLDDSQLALIIEHMRRTTEFSAAQVVRLRAGEV; this is translated from the coding sequence ATGTCCGGGCACACGAACACTCGGTCGCGGTTGCTGGACGACCTGTCCGTCGTCTCCCGCCGGTATGTGGCGTCGTACGCCCTCTTCAACCAGGCCGTCGCCGACCGTCTGGGCCTGCATCCCACCGATTTCCAGTGCCTGAACCTGCTCACGCTGGAGCGCGGGCCCGTGACGACGGGCCGGATCGCGGAGCTGACGGGGCTGACGACCGGGTCGGCGACGCGGCTCGTGGACCGGCTGGAGAAGGCCGGGTACGTGGTCCGGGAGCGGGACGCGGGCGACCGGCGGCGGGTGCTGGTGGCGACGGTGCCGGAGAAGATCGCCGAGTTCGGGCGGATGTGGGACCGGCTGGGCGGCGGCTGGGTGTCGCTCTTCGACGACCTGGACGATTCCCAACTCGCCCTGATCATCGAGCACATGAGGCGTACGACGGAGTTCAGCGCGGCTCAGGTGGTGCGGCTGCGGGCGGGCGAGGTCTAG